In Pseudemcibacter aquimaris, the sequence AAAAAACAACAACGCTCTGGTCACTAAAATTACAGGGCAATGATCAGGAATAACCCTTGCGTTGGGGCCTAAAATCAAGTACCACGCCCCTTTAAACATATGTATCAACATAAAAGAGATTTTTGATGACAAACACACCAATCAAAAGAGCATTACTATCTGTTTCTGATAAAACAGGTCTGATTGAATTTGGCAAGTTTCTTGCGGATCAGGGTGTTGAAATTTTATCCACTGGCGGTTCCGCAAAGGCATTAGCGGATGCGGGCGTTCCTGTTAAGGAAGTGGCCGATCACACAGGTTTTCCGGAAATGATGGACGGACGTGTGAAAACACTTCACCCAAAAATTCACGGCGGCTTGCTTGCCCTTCGTGATAATGAAAATCATGTCGGTTCAATGGAAGAACATAATATTGGTTCAATTGATCTGTTGTGTGTGAACCTTTATCCGTTTGAAGAAACAGTTGAAAAGGGCGCTGATTTTGCCACATGTATCGAAAATATTGATATTGGTGGCCCGGCGATGATCCGTAGCGCATCAAAAAATCATGCGTTTGTAACGGTGGTTGTTGAAGCCAGTGATTATGAAGCCGTCATGACGTCAATGAAAGAAAATGATGGTGCAACATCAGCGGACTTACGTACTAAATTGGCTGCCAAGGCTTTTGCGCGTACCGGTTCATATGATGCGGCAATTTCAGCATGGTTCGCGGATCAGCTTGGTGAAACATATCCTGACCGTCTTAATATTACGGCGAATAAACAGCAGGAATTAAGATACGGTGAAAACCCACACCAAAATGCAGCATTTTACACGACCCGCAGCGCAAACCCACGTTTTGGTATTGCCACAGCAACGCAGCTTCAGGGTAAAGAGCTTAGTTATAATAACTTGAATGATACCGATGCTGCATTTGAACTGGTTAGTGAATTTGATCCAAAAGACGGCCCGGCGGTGGCAATCATTAAGCACGCGAACCCATGTGGCGTGGCAAGAGGCGAAACATTCGTTGAAGCTTATAACAAAGCGCTTGTCTGCGATCAAACAAGTGCATTCGGCGGTATTATTGCGCTAAACGGTACACTTGACGGTGAAACGGCTGAAGAAATTTCAAAGATTTTCACAGAAGTTGTGATTGCAACGGATGCTGATGAAAAAGCAAAAGAAATTATGGCCGCGAAGAAAAACTTAAGGCTTTTATTAACAGGTGGTGTGGCTGATCCACGTGAACTTGGTCAAACAATCCGCACTGTTGCGGGCGGTTATCTGGTTCAAAATCGCGACCATGGTAAAGTTACATTAGACGACTTGAAAGTTGTGACCAAACGTAAGCCATCCGAACAAGAACTGAAT encodes:
- the purH gene encoding bifunctional phosphoribosylaminoimidazolecarboxamide formyltransferase/IMP cyclohydrolase, with protein sequence MTNTPIKRALLSVSDKTGLIEFGKFLADQGVEILSTGGSAKALADAGVPVKEVADHTGFPEMMDGRVKTLHPKIHGGLLALRDNENHVGSMEEHNIGSIDLLCVNLYPFEETVEKGADFATCIENIDIGGPAMIRSASKNHAFVTVVVEASDYEAVMTSMKENDGATSADLRTKLAAKAFARTGSYDAAISAWFADQLGETYPDRLNITANKQQELRYGENPHQNAAFYTTRSANPRFGIATATQLQGKELSYNNLNDTDAAFELVSEFDPKDGPAVAIIKHANPCGVARGETFVEAYNKALVCDQTSAFGGIIALNGTLDGETAEEISKIFTEVVIATDADEKAKEIMAAKKNLRLLLTGGVADPRELGQTIRTVAGGYLVQNRDHGKVTLDDLKVVTKRKPSEQELNDMLFAFTVCKHVKSNAIIYVKDGATVGIGAGQMSRVDSARTAARKAIDASEVAGLSTPMTEGSVVASDAFFPFADGLLSAAEAGVTAVIQPGGSIRDDEIIAAADEQGLAMVLTGMRHFRH